A genomic window from Acetobacteroides hydrogenigenes includes:
- a CDS encoding sensor histidine kinase — translation MENPTTISKQRKTIRRKKTFFVGIAAILAAVVLYLSAQFAPRLSTYNSSNIKKIESTILNKKELLREIAKAWFSTKDTSQKAAFDILDDRTISKLNKENIGIFLCDSTKLAAWSTIPNIADSMLARIDTTMRLYSFNDGWFLASRFKHKGKSAIISIEVQKRYRFTNKFLENRFNPILDIPAYFKISRSSTAAPNTKNTFVVRAGDTPVFVLEKDKNISTPNPIKDALIYTSLILLIIGGWLVIQSISFKRNIRLFFFSLLGWSAICAILVNTLATFPSSLTFFSPELYTSKGASSLAVLAAYTLIFISFCSTIYRHYVDYKIQRRRFLKPLAALLSLFLSLIVLAAHLIVSSLVSHASVSFGVIKISEISRYSLIIYLIIALIIISIILLSNLFFRLFREIPTRTKAAILAIPLLIVSGILALTDSSIAIFFAATLVTYAIFLFRLKAYMRIGIRDISLILILWAVATSTVICHFVVIKDERNRIEFAESLYNEKDPIFEASLPELTQQIVKDKTIHQLIHNPSANDSIIYQHIKKNVLRGYPSKYNLRITICPVKANLFLPNEKKTTSCQKYFNDIFQQKGSKIKNSAFYLIRNFPGEIWYIGQIDYLCSKGLTSLYVEFNVKTISSNPGYPELLLKKNEPRVKGYRDYEYAHYFDSSLVAKNGSYSYPFIIEPPTKKDSIQVRPQKGYSNLYYRFDQHNTMVISRPILNLFDIASCFSYIFISLVLVGLLVLKFSRFPLDDTLSLQSFKGRITLSFVVVLIVTLILTAAVSLTYGIKRFEAYKEQTIQDKMKSAIPAVYNALYTPSSESLTDELVKISNYLYVDVNLYNISGELVATSRPEIFYDGLQGFKMSPKAYKSLALIYDGFFVDNEKIGDMTYTSSYSPISDSNGKLIGYVNLPYFLQYDNLRKELYTIAITIANIFILLLLPVILIAVLISNSITSPLAQIRNRMRIFDLKTNPEPIPYKQNDEIGDLIVEFNKMILQVESSAKLLADNERDLAWREMARQIAHEIKNPLTPMKLSLQYLMMLKGKKDERWLEQFDRFAASQVEQIDSLAKIANEFSDFAKINFDEQITILDLRAAVNEILPIFDGFPNLNFEVNMPNAPVNVRVGREHLKRVIVNLVKNAIQSVDDDKTAIIAITVIEEMGKATLSVKDNGKGIADEVKPKLFTPNFTTKSSGTGLGLAICKNLIEAYNGTIWFESEVDRGSTFYIELPSVTAPA, via the coding sequence GCATGGAGTACCATCCCCAACATTGCCGACTCAATGCTTGCCCGCATCGACACCACCATGCGCCTCTACAGCTTCAACGACGGATGGTTTCTCGCATCCCGCTTTAAGCACAAAGGGAAATCGGCAATTATAAGCATTGAGGTTCAAAAAAGGTATCGCTTTACCAATAAGTTTTTAGAAAATAGGTTTAACCCCATACTAGACATACCCGCATACTTTAAGATAAGCAGAAGCTCCACTGCTGCCCCTAATACAAAGAATACATTTGTTGTTAGGGCTGGAGATACGCCTGTTTTTGTACTCGAAAAGGATAAGAACATCTCCACACCCAATCCCATTAAGGATGCTCTTATCTACACATCGCTCATTCTCCTAATTATTGGAGGTTGGCTCGTCATCCAATCGATATCCTTTAAAAGGAATATTCGGCTATTCTTCTTCTCGCTACTTGGCTGGAGCGCAATCTGCGCTATTCTTGTTAATACACTTGCCACCTTCCCTTCATCCTTAACGTTCTTTTCGCCCGAGCTCTACACCTCGAAAGGAGCATCATCGCTTGCCGTACTAGCAGCCTATACGCTAATCTTTATATCCTTCTGCTCCACCATATACAGGCACTATGTAGACTATAAAATACAGAGACGAAGATTCCTAAAACCGCTTGCAGCTCTTCTTTCGTTATTCCTATCGCTAATTGTACTTGCAGCGCATTTAATTGTATCGAGCCTTGTAAGCCATGCCTCTGTTTCGTTTGGCGTAATAAAGATTTCGGAAATTAGCCGCTACTCGCTGATAATATACCTCATAATCGCGCTTATCATCATTAGCATTATACTCCTTTCCAACCTATTCTTTAGGCTTTTTAGGGAGATACCAACCCGAACTAAAGCGGCAATACTTGCCATCCCACTTTTGATCGTTTCGGGCATCCTTGCGCTAACCGACTCGTCTATTGCCATCTTTTTTGCGGCCACTCTTGTCACCTATGCCATCTTTCTCTTCAGGCTCAAGGCCTACATGCGCATCGGCATCCGCGACATTTCCCTAATTCTGATACTTTGGGCTGTAGCAACATCAACCGTCATCTGCCATTTTGTGGTGATAAAGGACGAACGCAATCGCATCGAGTTTGCCGAATCGCTCTACAACGAGAAGGACCCCATATTTGAGGCTTCCCTACCCGAGCTTACCCAACAGATCGTAAAGGACAAGACCATCCATCAGCTCATACATAACCCCTCGGCTAACGATAGCATCATCTACCAGCATATCAAGAAAAATGTACTCCGAGGCTACCCGAGTAAGTATAACCTACGCATTACCATTTGCCCCGTAAAGGCAAACCTTTTCCTACCCAACGAAAAGAAGACCACCAGCTGCCAGAAGTACTTCAACGACATCTTCCAGCAAAAGGGCTCAAAGATTAAGAACTCGGCCTTCTACCTTATCCGCAACTTCCCCGGAGAGATTTGGTACATTGGGCAAATAGACTACCTCTGCAGCAAAGGGCTCACATCGCTATACGTAGAGTTCAACGTTAAAACCATCAGTAGCAACCCCGGCTATCCAGAGCTACTTCTTAAGAAAAACGAACCGCGCGTTAAGGGCTATAGGGACTACGAGTACGCCCACTACTTCGACAGCAGTTTGGTTGCCAAAAACGGTAGCTACTCCTACCCATTTATAATAGAGCCTCCCACTAAAAAAGACAGCATTCAGGTACGCCCTCAAAAAGGCTACTCTAACCTATACTACCGCTTCGACCAGCACAACACAATGGTGATATCGAGGCCTATTCTAAACCTTTTCGACATTGCCTCCTGCTTCTCCTACATCTTCATCTCGCTGGTACTAGTAGGACTTCTGGTGCTCAAGTTTAGCCGTTTTCCTCTCGACGACACCCTATCGCTGCAATCCTTTAAAGGAAGAATAACCCTTTCGTTTGTGGTGGTGCTCATCGTTACTCTGATACTTACGGCTGCCGTATCGCTAACCTACGGCATCAAGCGCTTTGAGGCCTACAAGGAGCAAACCATACAGGATAAGATGAAGAGCGCCATCCCGGCCGTGTACAACGCGCTCTACACGCCAAGCTCCGAGTCGCTCACCGACGAGCTCGTTAAGATATCGAACTACCTATACGTCGACGTAAACCTCTACAATATAAGCGGCGAGCTGGTGGCTACATCGCGCCCCGAAATCTTTTACGACGGTCTACAAGGCTTTAAGATGTCGCCAAAGGCGTACAAAAGCCTTGCGCTTATCTACGATGGCTTTTTTGTGGATAACGAAAAGATCGGCGACATGACCTACACCTCGTCGTACTCGCCCATCTCCGACAGCAACGGCAAGCTCATCGGCTACGTCAACCTACCCTACTTCCTGCAGTACGACAACCTCCGCAAGGAGCTCTACACCATCGCCATCACCATAGCCAACATCTTCATCCTGCTGCTGCTTCCGGTAATCCTGATTGCGGTACTCATATCCAACTCCATCACCAGTCCGCTGGCTCAGATCCGCAACCGCATGCGCATCTTCGACCTAAAGACGAACCCCGAGCCCATCCCCTATAAGCAAAACGACGAGATTGGCGACCTGATCGTGGAGTTCAACAAGATGATCCTGCAGGTAGAGTCGAGCGCGAAGCTGCTGGCCGACAACGAGCGCGACCTAGCCTGGCGCGAGATGGCCCGCCAGATTGCCCACGAGATAAAGAACCCGCTTACCCCCATGAAACTGAGCCTGCAGTACCTGATGATGCTCAAGGGTAAGAAGGATGAGCGCTGGCTGGAGCAGTTCGACCGCTTTGCCGCCTCGCAGGTAGAGCAAATCGACTCGCTGGCCAAGATCGCCAACGAGTTCTCCGACTTCGCCAAGATCAACTTCGACGAGCAGATCACCATTCTAGACCTCCGCGCAGCCGTAAACGAGATACTCCCTATCTTCGACGGCTTCCCCAACCTCAACTTCGAGGTTAATATGCCCAATGCTCCTGTAAACGTAAGGGTAGGCCGCGAGCACCTTAAACGAGTTATCGTTAACCTGGTAAAGAATGCCATACAATCGGTAGACGACGATAAAACCGCCATCATCGCCATCACGGTAATCGAAGAAATGGGCAAGGCAACCCTATCGGTTAAGGACAACGGCAAGGGCATCGCCGACGAGGTTAAGCCGAAGCTCTTTACCCCCAACTTCACCACCAAGTCGTCGGGAACGGGGCTTGGGTTGGCCATCTGCAAGAACCTGATAGAGGCCTACAACGGTACCATATGGTTCGAGTCGGAGGTTGATCGGGGATCAACGTTCTACATCGAGCTGCCTAGCGTTACGGCACCCGCGTAG
- a CDS encoding DUF6705 family protein, with amino-acid sequence MIEKALKLLLGGFLVASTLACFGQQPFRYYKQEGAVGRYVGTWQAKTDTSCFTLKLYKCREVFYEYDVEAICGTYEYTLHGEIVHGCLDLPQDTVFNSNSKQPISASNYKSGIPDSVSLGVFFKDPLKGKVTYGKIAIRNGQLEWKIRPYVDHLSLTIDGKPISPPLSEGWSVPIRAILRRVE; translated from the coding sequence ATGATAGAAAAAGCTCTGAAGCTGCTGCTAGGTGGTTTTCTAGTGGCAAGCACGCTGGCGTGCTTCGGTCAGCAGCCATTCCGATACTACAAGCAGGAAGGTGCGGTGGGCCGCTACGTTGGCACCTGGCAAGCCAAAACGGACACCAGCTGCTTTACCTTGAAGCTATACAAGTGTCGAGAGGTATTCTACGAATACGACGTTGAAGCAATTTGCGGCACCTATGAGTATACCCTTCATGGTGAGATTGTGCACGGCTGTCTAGACCTTCCACAGGATACGGTATTTAACAGCAACAGTAAGCAACCTATATCTGCGTCCAACTACAAAAGCGGGATTCCCGACTCAGTTTCATTAGGTGTATTCTTTAAGGATCCGTTAAAGGGTAAAGTGACATATGGTAAGATAGCAATAAGAAATGGGCAGTTAGAGTGGAAAATTCGACCTTACGTAGACCATCTCTCACTTACTATAGATGGAAAACCTATCTCACCTCCCTTGTCAGAGGGTTGGTCTGTTCCAATAAGAGCTATTCTACGAAGGGTGGAGTAG